In Hyphomicrobiaceae bacterium, the following are encoded in one genomic region:
- a CDS encoding L,D-transpeptidase gives MKPMISRISTGSLAGTLAGLVAAFTAVAVAPSPASAQGWYDWERPLRVRPRPPSYYDEYDGYDGPRAYERRRWYRRYGRGFNPYDDDEGWSEPRRRPAVRPDEREDDFDSNDEADIDNGSGPAGVTGGARPVIAPKAPPIVPFSAAYKQGSIVIDTSARKLYYVRGHMTAYAYSIGVGREGFSWTGTEKVSRIADWPDWYPPAEMRKRKPELPERMLGGLDNPLGAKAIYLGNTLYRIHGTNNPNSIGHAESSGCFRMMNANVIHLASIVSIGTEVTVVRALGRGVVTANVRNADAPSTEAPSTHRAAPRVRSSPRIQWSEDPDSDPTYTDEELMR, from the coding sequence ATGAAGCCCATGATCTCTCGGATCTCGACAGGAAGTCTGGCCGGTACGCTCGCAGGCTTGGTCGCGGCGTTTACAGCCGTCGCCGTGGCGCCGTCTCCCGCTTCGGCACAAGGTTGGTACGATTGGGAACGGCCGTTGCGCGTACGCCCGCGACCGCCTTCCTATTACGACGAATATGATGGTTATGATGGGCCGCGGGCGTATGAGCGTCGCCGCTGGTACCGTCGCTATGGCCGCGGTTTCAATCCCTATGATGATGATGAGGGCTGGTCGGAACCACGACGGCGGCCTGCGGTCAGACCTGATGAGCGCGAGGACGACTTCGACAGCAACGACGAGGCTGACATCGACAATGGTTCGGGGCCAGCGGGTGTGACCGGCGGCGCCCGTCCAGTTATTGCGCCGAAGGCGCCACCCATCGTGCCCTTCAGTGCAGCCTACAAGCAGGGCTCCATTGTTATCGATACCAGTGCCCGTAAGCTCTACTACGTGCGCGGGCATATGACGGCTTATGCCTATTCCATCGGCGTCGGTCGTGAAGGGTTTTCGTGGACGGGCACTGAGAAGGTATCCCGGATTGCGGATTGGCCCGATTGGTATCCTCCCGCAGAGATGCGCAAACGTAAGCCGGAACTGCCTGAGCGGATGCTGGGAGGGCTAGACAATCCACTCGGCGCCAAGGCGATCTACCTCGGCAATACGCTCTACCGCATTCATGGGACCAACAATCCGAACTCGATCGGGCACGCAGAATCCTCCGGCTGCTTCCGGATGATGAACGCCAACGTCATCCATCTTGCCTCGATCGTTTCGATTGGCACGGAAGTGACAGTCGTGCGGGCGCTGGGGCGCGGTGTGGTGACTGCGAATGTGCGAAATGCGGACGCCCCGTCCACCGAGGCGCCGTCCACGCACAGAGCTGCTCCACGCGTGAGGTCGTCGCCGCGCATCCAGTGGAGCGAGGACCCCGATTCCGATCCGACTTACACTGACGAGGAGTTGATGCGCTAA
- the scpA gene encoding methylmalonyl-CoA mutase, which translates to MTQIPDFTKIALETPSKTSAKPPVEPIWGTPEGIPVKPVYTGADTAGLDFLDTFPGVAPYLRGPYPAMYALQPWTIRQYAGFSTAEDSNAFYRRNIAAGQKGLSIAFDLATHRGYDSDHPRVKGDVGMAGVAIDSIYDMRTLFDGIPLQDMTVSMTMNGAVLPVLALFIVAGEEQGVAPEKLAGTIQNDILKEFMVRNTYIYPPAPSMRIVSDIFAYTSANMPKFNSISISGYHMQEAGATADLELGYTIADGIEYVRAGVAAGLDVDAFAPRLSFFWAIGMNYFMEIAKMRAARLIWAKLIKEEFNPKDARSLSLRTHSQTSGWSLTAQDIFNNATRTCLEAMAATQGHTQSLHTNGLDEAIALPTDFSARIARNTQLLLQQESGTTRTIDPWGGSYYVERLTHDLAARALSHIQEIEEQGGMAKAIAAGIPKMRIEEAAARTQARIDSGRQTITGVNKFQIKGDKEINFLKVDNRAVREAQLAKLARLRTERNEAEVQAALDALTEGAKGNANLLDLAVKAARKMATVGEISYALEKVFTRHKAEIRAISGVYKKEAAMNPSVDRVKKLVEAFDKNDGRRPRILIAKLGQDGHDRGQKVIASAFADLGFDVDIGPLFATADEAARQAVENDVHVVGVSSMTAGHLTLVPELKAALDKEGRGDIMIVVGGVIPPHDYDTLYAAGAKAVFGPGTNIPEAAGDLIEKLNEQLGYTPKQAAE; encoded by the coding sequence ATGACCCAGATCCCTGATTTCACCAAGATCGCCCTTGAGACGCCCAGCAAAACCAGCGCCAAGCCGCCGGTGGAACCTATTTGGGGGACGCCAGAGGGCATTCCGGTGAAACCTGTCTACACGGGAGCCGATACGGCGGGGCTCGATTTCCTCGATACGTTCCCGGGCGTGGCGCCTTACCTGCGCGGGCCCTATCCGGCGATGTACGCCCTGCAGCCTTGGACGATCCGTCAGTACGCCGGCTTCTCGACAGCGGAAGATTCAAACGCCTTTTACCGCCGCAACATCGCTGCCGGTCAGAAGGGACTTTCCATTGCCTTCGATCTGGCGACGCATCGCGGCTACGACTCGGACCACCCGCGCGTTAAGGGCGACGTCGGCATGGCGGGCGTTGCGATCGACAGCATTTACGACATGCGGACGCTGTTCGACGGCATTCCGTTGCAGGACATGACCGTATCGATGACCATGAACGGCGCGGTGCTTCCCGTGCTCGCCCTCTTCATCGTTGCAGGCGAGGAGCAAGGAGTTGCTCCCGAGAAGCTTGCGGGTACCATTCAGAACGACATTCTGAAAGAGTTCATGGTGCGCAACACCTACATTTATCCGCCCGCACCGTCCATGCGCATCGTCTCCGACATCTTCGCCTACACCTCGGCGAACATGCCGAAATTCAATTCGATCTCGATTTCCGGCTATCACATGCAGGAAGCCGGCGCGACCGCCGACCTCGAACTTGGATACACGATCGCTGACGGCATCGAGTATGTGCGGGCGGGCGTTGCTGCCGGCCTTGACGTCGACGCCTTCGCGCCGCGACTGTCGTTCTTCTGGGCCATCGGCATGAACTACTTCATGGAGATCGCCAAGATGCGGGCCGCGCGCCTGATCTGGGCGAAGCTCATCAAGGAGGAATTCAACCCGAAGGACGCACGCTCGCTGTCGCTGCGCACGCACTCGCAGACCTCCGGCTGGTCGCTGACGGCGCAGGACATCTTCAACAACGCGACGCGGACCTGCCTTGAAGCCATGGCCGCGACGCAAGGGCATACTCAGTCGCTGCACACCAATGGTCTGGATGAAGCAATCGCTCTGCCGACCGACTTCTCCGCGCGTATCGCGCGCAACACACAGCTTCTCCTGCAACAGGAATCGGGCACCACTCGGACGATCGACCCGTGGGGCGGCAGCTATTATGTCGAGCGCCTGACGCACGATCTCGCTGCTCGCGCCCTTTCCCACATCCAGGAAATCGAAGAGCAAGGCGGCATGGCGAAGGCGATCGCCGCCGGCATCCCGAAGATGCGCATCGAGGAAGCGGCCGCCCGCACGCAAGCGCGCATCGATTCCGGACGCCAGACCATCACTGGCGTCAACAAGTTCCAGATCAAGGGCGACAAGGAAATCAACTTCCTCAAAGTGGACAACCGGGCCGTCCGCGAAGCGCAGCTCGCAAAGCTTGCGCGCCTGCGCACTGAGCGCAACGAGGCGGAAGTTCAGGCGGCACTCGACGCGTTAACGGAAGGCGCAAAAGGCAACGCCAACCTTCTTGACCTGGCAGTGAAAGCCGCACGCAAGATGGCGACGGTAGGCGAGATCTCTTACGCGCTCGAAAAAGTCTTCACGCGCCACAAGGCAGAGATCCGCGCCATTTCCGGTGTCTATAAGAAGGAAGCCGCGATGAACCCCAGCGTCGATCGAGTCAAGAAGCTCGTCGAGGCGTTCGACAAGAACGACGGCCGCCGTCCGCGCATTCTCATCGCCAAGCTCGGCCAGGACGGACACGACCGTGGACAGAAAGTAATAGCATCGGCGTTTGCGGACCTTGGCTTTGACGTAGACATCGGCCCGCTGTTCGCAACAGCCGACGAAGCAGCTCGCCAGGCAGTTGAGAACGATGTGCACGTGGTGGGCGTGTCGTCGATGACCGCCGGACATCTCACGCTCGTTCCCGAGCTCAAAGCCGCGCTCGACAAGGAAGGCCGCGGAGACATTATGATCGTCGTCGGCGGTGTTATTCCTCCGCACGACTACGACACCCTCTACGCGGCCGGCGCCAAGGCCGTCTTCGGCCCCGGCACCAACATCCCGGAGGCTGCTGGCGATCTTATCGAAAAGCTGAACGAACAGCTCGGCTACACGCCAAAACAGGCGGCGGAATAG
- a CDS encoding sulfotransferase yields MRQLPSGTRISPPWPISALNRLGPALRALGLFPKIDDPAAFKAVERAVGREDNSEAWVRTARAERLKSYEEDAELSLFGTLAVRSQVLQCFRNTLEFDRFIEEHPEIEDEKITRPLFVLGWPRTGTTIMQRLLSLHKDARFTPVWEGYCPLAERDGKPVSEETRIREAKRALGLLHWVAPDLAAIHPMGIDDPDECYHLFRNYAAMPPGWDFAYLPRYWKWFERQSAVPAYRMHKKQLQILQWLNPRGHWVLKSPQHMAGLPALLEVYPDASLVMTHRDPVECIASYCSLVAVAWGMTSDRFDKRKITDYVLSSAAKAQEVSREALRWLPADRVVHVDYEQLVGSPVATVGNIYSRMGYERDPALPGKVEGWLAANPKGRHGRHTYSLADFDLTEKDVRDALREPEPAGNLLKAGCV; encoded by the coding sequence ATGCGGCAACTTCCTTCCGGAACACGTATTTCGCCACCTTGGCCGATTTCAGCGCTGAACCGGCTCGGCCCGGCGTTACGAGCGTTGGGTCTGTTTCCGAAAATTGATGATCCTGCCGCCTTTAAAGCTGTCGAGCGGGCGGTGGGGCGCGAAGACAATTCTGAAGCCTGGGTGCGCACGGCGCGTGCAGAACGCCTCAAATCTTACGAAGAAGATGCAGAGTTAAGCCTGTTCGGTACGCTTGCTGTGCGATCTCAGGTTCTCCAGTGCTTCCGCAACACCCTGGAGTTCGATCGCTTCATCGAAGAACATCCCGAAATCGAGGACGAAAAGATCACCCGTCCCCTTTTCGTTCTGGGCTGGCCGCGCACCGGCACCACCATCATGCAGCGGCTTTTGTCTTTGCATAAAGACGCCCGTTTCACGCCTGTCTGGGAAGGCTACTGCCCACTGGCGGAACGTGATGGCAAACCAGTCTCGGAAGAAACTCGAATTCGGGAAGCCAAGCGCGCGCTCGGCTTGCTCCACTGGGTAGCACCGGATCTCGCCGCCATTCATCCCATGGGTATCGACGATCCCGACGAGTGCTATCATCTCTTCCGCAACTACGCGGCAATGCCGCCGGGTTGGGATTTCGCATATCTGCCCCGTTACTGGAAATGGTTTGAACGGCAATCCGCGGTCCCTGCCTACCGGATGCATAAGAAGCAGCTGCAGATCCTGCAGTGGCTTAACCCGCGCGGACATTGGGTGCTGAAATCGCCCCAGCATATGGCCGGACTGCCGGCTCTGCTTGAGGTCTACCCGGATGCGAGTCTGGTCATGACGCATCGCGACCCAGTTGAGTGCATCGCGTCCTATTGCAGCCTCGTGGCCGTTGCATGGGGCATGACGTCGGATCGTTTCGACAAACGCAAGATCACCGACTACGTGCTTTCAAGCGCCGCTAAGGCCCAGGAAGTCTCCCGCGAGGCGCTGCGCTGGCTACCTGCCGATCGCGTCGTGCACGTGGATTATGAGCAGCTGGTCGGCTCTCCTGTCGCCACCGTCGGCAACATCTACAGCCGTATGGGCTACGAGCGCGATCCGGCCCTACCTGGCAAGGTCGAAGGCTGGCTCGCCGCCAATCCGAAAGGTCGCCACGGCCGCCACACGTATAGCCTTGCCGACTTCGACCTCACCGAAAAGGACGTGCGCGACGCTCTACGCGAACCCGAACCTGCAGGGAACCTTCTGAAGGCTGGGTGCGTTTGA
- a CDS encoding cupin domain-containing protein has protein sequence MLLSASVTYSKGFHVLIGDDRSQAATLVIQPGAKVGGDKNRHRGADQWIYVEDGQGVAEITGKTLELARGTLILIQRGESHGFRNTGADELRILTFYVPPAYDENENELPAGLP, from the coding sequence GTGTTGCTATCGGCATCTGTCACATACTCGAAAGGCTTTCACGTCCTGATTGGAGACGACCGTTCCCAAGCCGCGACGCTTGTCATTCAGCCCGGCGCGAAAGTTGGCGGCGATAAAAATAGGCATCGCGGCGCCGATCAGTGGATCTATGTCGAAGACGGGCAGGGCGTGGCTGAAATAACGGGGAAGACGCTGGAGCTGGCGCGAGGCACCCTGATCTTGATACAGCGCGGCGAGAGCCATGGGTTCAGAAATACCGGCGCTGATGAGCTACGCATTCTCACTTTTTATGTGCCGCCCGCCTACGACGAAAACGAAAATGAACTGCCTGCTGGCTTGCCGTGA
- a CDS encoding cytochrome C, giving the protein MPRLPAPSVMFAVSALTLALGACSPSQPSTSVSDAIQTCAACHGENGVPTDPTIPVIWGQKRGYLLNQLIDFKIGHRKNELMAGIVESLSKTDMEALATHFAAQTWPTLDQKPDPQSEQIAINIIDTKQCTACHHEYFQGDTIRPRLAGQGVDYLVKTMQDFRSHDRATSLAMSSLLRDETDDELKALAIYLGSRKEVVAQK; this is encoded by the coding sequence ATGCCTCGACTTCCGGCGCCTAGCGTGATGTTTGCCGTTTCAGCTCTGACACTTGCGCTTGGCGCATGTTCTCCGTCGCAACCATCTACGAGCGTTAGCGACGCCATTCAGACGTGCGCTGCATGTCACGGCGAGAACGGTGTGCCAACCGATCCGACCATTCCGGTGATCTGGGGTCAGAAGCGCGGTTACCTCCTGAACCAGCTGATCGACTTCAAGATCGGGCATCGCAAGAACGAACTGATGGCGGGCATCGTTGAGTCTCTGAGTAAGACGGACATGGAGGCGCTTGCCACGCATTTCGCGGCACAGACATGGCCGACCCTCGATCAGAAGCCCGATCCGCAATCCGAGCAAATTGCCATCAACATCATCGACACCAAGCAATGCACGGCCTGCCACCATGAATACTTCCAGGGCGATACAATTCGTCCGCGTCTGGCCGGGCAGGGTGTCGATTATCTCGTGAAAACGATGCAGGACTTCCGCAGCCACGATCGCGCAACGTCGCTTGCGATGTCCTCGTTGCTTCGGGACGAGACCGATGACGAGCTGAAGGCTCTTGCGATATATCTAGGCAGCCGGAAAGAAGTCGTCGCGCAGAAATAA
- a CDS encoding GFA family protein, whose translation MLYSGSCHCGCVAFEVEAPSDIVAQDCNCSICAKAGFLHLIVPKSNFRLLRGADDITVYTFNTGVAQHTFCKVCGIKPFYTPRSNPDGVDINVRCLDTRPRSLSIEPFDGQNWEQNAPSLSHLSRE comes from the coding sequence GTGCTTTACTCGGGAAGTTGCCACTGCGGTTGCGTGGCCTTTGAAGTGGAAGCGCCATCCGATATCGTCGCGCAAGATTGCAACTGTTCAATCTGCGCCAAGGCAGGCTTTCTCCACCTCATCGTGCCGAAATCGAACTTCCGGCTGCTACGCGGCGCGGACGACATCACCGTTTACACGTTCAATACTGGCGTTGCGCAGCACACTTTCTGCAAAGTATGCGGCATCAAGCCATTCTACACACCGCGCTCCAATCCCGACGGGGTCGACATCAATGTGCGTTGCCTCGACACCAGGCCGCGATCCCTGAGCATAGAGCCGTTTGACGGGCAGAACTGGGAACAGAACGCGCCGAGTCTTAGCCATTTGAGCAGGGAGTGA
- the pip gene encoding prolyl aminopeptidase: MNEHASTPLRPFDARMIDVGDGHWIYVEEVGLRGGRPCVFLHGGPGSGAQHLHRSLFDPQRDHVFLFDQRGAGRSHPYLSCRSNTTAHLVQDIETIRVHYDIERWMVVGGSWGSTLALAYAEAHPERVSSIVLRAVFLGTRQEVTWAFIEGPRAFRPGLYRDFRDWLPASERADLLASYVRRLLDPDPAVHAPAAHMWNAYERALSELKPANTNLPHQVASDARLPPTPIIEAHYIAHDFFLAPNQLLDHVGRLNGIPGHIVQGRYDLLCPPLAADAIASAWPSSTLQIIDAAGHAITEPGVMDAMRKAIAELA; encoded by the coding sequence ATGAATGAACATGCCTCCACACCCTTGCGCCCCTTCGACGCGCGCATGATCGACGTGGGCGATGGGCATTGGATATATGTTGAGGAAGTTGGTCTGCGTGGCGGCAGACCTTGCGTATTTCTGCACGGCGGCCCTGGCAGCGGCGCACAACACCTTCATCGTTCCTTGTTCGACCCGCAGCGCGACCATGTGTTCTTGTTCGATCAACGCGGCGCCGGTCGTAGCCACCCCTACCTGTCGTGCCGTAGTAATACGACCGCTCATCTGGTGCAGGACATCGAGACCATACGCGTGCACTACGATATCGAAAGGTGGATGGTCGTCGGCGGCTCATGGGGGTCGACACTTGCGCTCGCTTATGCCGAAGCCCATCCGGAGCGCGTGAGCTCGATCGTTTTGCGCGCTGTCTTCCTCGGCACGCGCCAGGAGGTCACGTGGGCCTTCATCGAAGGTCCGCGCGCTTTCCGGCCCGGATTGTACCGCGACTTCCGCGACTGGCTGCCAGCATCCGAGCGCGCAGACCTGCTCGCCAGCTATGTGCGCCGGCTACTTGATCCCGATCCCGCAGTCCACGCACCAGCCGCGCACATGTGGAACGCCTACGAGCGGGCGCTTTCGGAACTCAAACCCGCAAACACAAACTTGCCGCACCAGGTTGCAAGCGACGCCCGACTACCTCCAACTCCGATCATTGAAGCTCACTACATCGCGCATGATTTTTTTCTCGCGCCAAACCAACTGCTGGACCATGTGGGGCGGCTCAACGGCATCCCAGGCCACATCGTTCAAGGGCGTTATGATTTGCTGTGTCCGCCATTGGCCGCGGACGCAATCGCTTCCGCTTGGCCAAGCTCGACTTTGCAGATCATTGATGCCGCCGGACACGCCATAACAGAGCCCGGCGTCATGGACGCCATGCGCAAGGCCATTGCCGAGCTCGCCTGA
- a CDS encoding DUF72 domain-containing protein — protein sequence MAGGNIRVGIGGWTFEPWRGVFYPKGLTQKRELEYASRALTSIEINGTYYSTFKPQSWRNWRNETPDGFVFAVKGSRYVTNRKVLADAKASIDKFFSQGLTELGDKLGPINWQLMPTKKFDQTDLAAFFDLLPRSHDGIRLRHALEVRHASFLDPAFYKLARTHDVAIVHAQGSDHPQINESSGGFTYARLMGSSEELETGYKEADLTGFAKDAKIWAKRGDVFIYFISGAKVRNPAAAGALLGKLKRQR from the coding sequence ATGGCAGGCGGAAACATTCGGGTCGGCATTGGCGGGTGGACGTTCGAGCCCTGGCGCGGCGTGTTCTATCCGAAAGGCCTGACCCAGAAGCGCGAATTGGAATATGCCTCGCGCGCACTCACCTCAATCGAAATCAACGGCACCTACTATTCGACATTCAAACCGCAGTCGTGGCGCAACTGGAGGAACGAGACACCGGACGGCTTTGTATTCGCGGTTAAAGGATCGCGCTACGTCACAAACCGTAAAGTCCTCGCAGACGCCAAAGCATCAATCGATAAGTTCTTCAGCCAGGGCCTGACAGAACTCGGCGACAAGCTCGGCCCCATCAACTGGCAACTGATGCCGACCAAAAAATTCGATCAAACCGACCTTGCAGCCTTCTTCGACCTCCTCCCGCGATCGCATGACGGCATACGCCTGCGCCATGCCCTCGAAGTGCGACACGCAAGTTTCTTAGACCCCGCATTCTATAAACTGGCGCGCACGCATGACGTCGCCATCGTCCATGCGCAAGGCTCGGACCATCCGCAGATTAATGAGTCTTCCGGCGGCTTCACCTATGCGCGGCTTATGGGCTCTAGCGAAGAACTGGAAACTGGCTACAAGGAAGCCGACCTGACGGGCTTCGCCAAAGACGCAAAGATCTGGGCAAAACGGGGCGATGTCTTCATCTATTTTATCTCGGGCGCCAAAGTAAGGAACCCGGCCGCCGCGGGTGCCCTCTTAGGCAAGCTGAAAAGACAACGCTGA
- a CDS encoding methylmalonyl-CoA mutase family protein, with product MTEPTSNLNLASGFPQPGFDQWRALVEKALKGIDFEKRLVSKTADGITIRPLYARKDALVSSQGSLPGAAPFTRGTRAVREGYGWDIRTVHVEQDPAAANAAILEDLDGGVNSIALHMGGPGLPISKEALEKALAGVLLDVCPIALIAGENAFDAALALNAVWAARAIPDDRRSGSFGADPFGTLAIRGSLPEDLDTVMARAVALVKTTLSMPNVTALSADGVAYHVAGASEAQELAVMLSTFVAYLRACERAGIAPADAMPKISVALAADADEFATIAKLRAARTIIWQMAQACGAGDAAAKVRLNVPTSYRMMTKRDPWTNILRTTIACAGAAIGGADAICVLPFTFALGKPDAFARRVARNIQIVCQEESHLGRVTDPSGGSWYVEQLTQDMARKAWELFQDIEARGGILPGLTTGYVQEIIEATAQARAKSIATGRQELTGVSAFPLLGDDGIKAEPWPRQQATNTGKAEIEITPLKVHRVSEGFETLRDAADAHGGYKVFLANMGEIVDHNVRSTWTRNYLAAGGIEALTSDGYKTPEAAASAFKASGAKAACICSSDATYATLAESTAAALKAAGAKLVLMAGRPGDKEAAFKAAGVDQFLFAGADAIATLKGLQNTLG from the coding sequence ATGACCGAACCGACGTCCAACCTCAACCTCGCCAGCGGCTTTCCCCAGCCAGGATTTGACCAGTGGCGGGCGCTTGTCGAAAAGGCGTTGAAGGGGATCGACTTCGAGAAGCGGCTGGTGTCCAAGACCGCAGATGGCATTACGATCCGACCGCTTTACGCGCGTAAGGATGCTCTGGTCTCCTCACAGGGATCATTGCCGGGTGCAGCGCCCTTCACGCGCGGTACACGGGCAGTACGTGAGGGCTACGGCTGGGACATCCGCACGGTACACGTCGAACAGGACCCGGCGGCGGCTAATGCAGCCATCCTGGAGGACCTCGACGGCGGGGTGAACTCCATCGCCCTTCATATGGGCGGGCCAGGCCTGCCGATCTCCAAAGAGGCCCTGGAAAAAGCCCTTGCAGGCGTTCTGCTCGACGTCTGCCCGATCGCGCTGATCGCCGGCGAGAACGCCTTCGACGCGGCTTTGGCGCTGAATGCGGTTTGGGCGGCGCGTGCCATCCCCGACGACAGGCGCTCAGGTTCCTTCGGTGCCGATCCATTTGGCACGCTGGCTATCCGGGGAAGCTTGCCTGAGGACCTCGATACGGTCATGGCCCGCGCGGTTGCGTTGGTGAAGACGACTTTGTCCATGCCGAATGTTACGGCACTTTCCGCCGACGGTGTCGCTTACCACGTCGCCGGCGCCAGCGAGGCTCAAGAGTTGGCGGTGATGCTGTCAACGTTTGTGGCCTACCTGCGTGCGTGCGAGCGCGCAGGCATCGCGCCAGCCGACGCCATGCCAAAAATCTCCGTGGCACTTGCAGCCGATGCCGACGAATTTGCCACGATTGCCAAATTGCGCGCAGCTCGCACGATCATCTGGCAAATGGCGCAGGCCTGCGGAGCAGGCGACGCGGCGGCCAAGGTCAGGCTTAATGTGCCGACATCCTACCGGATGATGACCAAGCGCGATCCGTGGACCAACATCCTGCGCACGACGATTGCTTGCGCAGGCGCTGCCATAGGCGGCGCGGATGCGATCTGCGTGCTGCCCTTCACATTTGCCCTTGGTAAGCCGGATGCTTTTGCACGGCGCGTCGCGCGCAACATCCAGATTGTGTGCCAGGAGGAGAGCCACCTTGGCCGTGTCACCGATCCTTCCGGCGGCTCGTGGTACGTCGAGCAGCTTACTCAGGACATGGCGCGCAAGGCCTGGGAGCTGTTCCAGGACATTGAGGCACGCGGGGGCATTCTGCCTGGTCTCACGACCGGGTACGTTCAGGAGATAATCGAGGCGACCGCTCAGGCACGGGCCAAATCCATCGCTACCGGCCGCCAGGAATTGACCGGCGTTTCGGCCTTCCCGCTCCTCGGCGACGATGGCATCAAAGCCGAGCCGTGGCCTCGTCAACAGGCAACGAACACGGGCAAGGCCGAGATCGAAATAACGCCGCTTAAAGTGCATCGCGTGTCGGAAGGCTTCGAAACCTTGCGCGACGCAGCCGACGCGCATGGCGGCTATAAAGTCTTCCTCGCGAACATGGGGGAGATCGTCGATCACAACGTTCGATCGACGTGGACACGCAACTATCTTGCCGCGGGCGGCATCGAAGCCTTGACTTCCGATGGATACAAAACACCGGAGGCCGCCGCCTCGGCGTTCAAGGCTTCGGGCGCAAAGGCCGCTTGCATCTGCTCATCCGACGCCACTTACGCAACGCTCGCCGAAAGCACCGCCGCTGCGCTGAAGGCGGCCGGCGCGAAGCTCGTTCTGATGGCAGGGCGGCCGGGCGACAAGGAAGCTGCCTTCAAGGCAGCAGGCGTTGACCAGTTCCTGTTCGCGGGCGCTGACGCCATTGCAACGCTGAAGGGACTGCAGAACACGCTGGGTTAA